The following proteins are encoded in a genomic region of Gimesia algae:
- a CDS encoding GspE/PulE family protein, protein MEIGEILQRRGILDERQLLIAQQAANGNRLDRVVMEMGLASEEDLLKAFAQELGMKYFELKDYQVDKVLLAQFPATPIFKNALLPLQRNNGRVLVASADPFDFEAIDELSSLSGLDLEPVLALHADVMELIKENLGVGGDTINELVSQRAAEDGVELLEEVSEEHGELADMAQTASVIRLVNELLIEALQQQASDVHIEPHESGLVVRYRVDGLLRVQSVPPEINHFYSAIITRLKIMSHLNIAEKRLPQDGRIKLRITGREIDVRVSIIPMIYGEGIVMRLLDKERMVFRLDNVGLNSEMLKSFREMIELPHGIILVTGPTGSGKTSTLYSALNEIKNPETKIITVEDPVEYHSEGISQIQVNSKIGLTFAAGLRSILRHDPDIVLIGEIRDGETANSAIQASLTGHLVFSTLHTNDSPGAFTRLIDMGVESYLVASTVEAVLAQRLVRVLCKHCKRPYEPHPDKIPPDFPVQDIKELWEPVGCRHCREMGYSGRIGILELLINDAVIRKLCTEHASSGQIRDYARKNGWQTLRDAGWLKVLEGVTSIDEILRVTKGDI, encoded by the coding sequence ATGGAAATCGGTGAAATTCTCCAAAGACGTGGCATCCTTGACGAACGCCAACTGCTCATAGCACAGCAGGCGGCGAACGGAAATCGTCTGGACCGCGTTGTCATGGAGATGGGGTTGGCTTCCGAGGAAGATCTGCTCAAAGCTTTTGCTCAAGAACTGGGTATGAAATATTTTGAGCTCAAAGACTATCAGGTTGATAAGGTACTGCTGGCCCAGTTTCCCGCGACACCCATTTTTAAAAATGCCCTGCTCCCTCTGCAGCGCAACAATGGTCGCGTCCTGGTCGCCTCTGCAGATCCATTTGATTTTGAAGCCATCGACGAACTCAGTTCGCTGAGCGGTTTGGATCTTGAGCCAGTCCTGGCATTACATGCTGATGTGATGGAACTGATCAAGGAAAACCTGGGCGTTGGCGGCGATACGATTAATGAACTCGTCTCACAACGGGCCGCAGAGGATGGCGTCGAACTTCTGGAAGAAGTCTCCGAAGAACATGGCGAACTGGCGGACATGGCGCAGACCGCTTCCGTCATTCGCCTGGTGAATGAACTGCTGATCGAAGCGCTGCAGCAGCAGGCAAGTGACGTCCACATCGAACCACACGAATCCGGGCTCGTTGTCCGTTACCGTGTCGACGGCCTGCTGCGAGTGCAATCAGTCCCTCCGGAAATCAATCATTTTTATTCGGCCATTATCACGCGTCTCAAAATCATGTCGCACCTGAATATTGCTGAAAAGCGATTGCCTCAGGATGGACGCATCAAGCTTCGCATCACCGGCCGGGAAATCGACGTCCGTGTTTCGATCATTCCTATGATCTACGGTGAGGGCATCGTGATGCGTCTGCTCGATAAAGAACGCATGGTCTTTCGCCTGGACAATGTTGGCCTGAATTCTGAGATGCTGAAATCATTTCGTGAGATGATCGAACTGCCGCATGGCATCATTCTGGTTACTGGCCCAACAGGGAGTGGTAAAACTTCGACTCTCTACAGTGCCTTAAACGAAATCAAAAACCCGGAAACCAAAATTATTACCGTGGAGGACCCTGTCGAATACCATAGTGAAGGCATCAGCCAGATTCAGGTGAATTCCAAAATCGGGCTCACGTTCGCTGCTGGTCTCCGCAGTATTTTACGTCACGACCCCGATATTGTATTGATCGGGGAAATTCGCGATGGTGAAACGGCCAACAGTGCAATCCAGGCATCTTTAACTGGCCACCTGGTATTCAGCACGCTGCATACCAACGATTCACCCGGTGCATTTACACGACTGATTGACATGGGTGTCGAATCCTACCTCGTCGCCAGCACGGTCGAAGCTGTCTTAGCACAACGCCTCGTGCGCGTGCTTTGCAAACATTGTAAACGTCCTTACGAACCGCATCCGGATAAGATCCCTCCAGATTTTCCTGTTCAAGATATCAAAGAACTCTGGGAACCGGTCGGCTGTCGCCACTGTCGTGAAATGGGATACTCCGGACGAATTGGTATCCTGGAACTTCTGATCAATGATGCAGTCATCCGAAAATTATGTACCGAGCATGCCAGTTCCGGTCAGATCCGTGACTATGCCCGCAAGAACGGCTGGCAGACACTTAGAGATGCTGGCTGGCTGAAAGTACTGGAGGGGGTGACATCCATCGATGAAATTCTCCGCGTGACCAAGGGTGATATATAA
- a CDS encoding type II secretion system F family protein, translating to MPDFQYIAREATGRQVTGILSASNQQDALNSLAARSLFPVKVDLADKAKAQLKHSGRRVRARYLSIFYTQLADLLKSGVPLLRSLELLNKQSTNPSLKQVLEEVRAEVADGTRLAVAMGQHPKVFSELAVSMVRAGEEGSFLEDVLKRIASFTDHQEELKNRVVGAMIYPAFLTTFGTVIVSFLLVYFVPKFEPIFARMSERGELPWATTTLLGFSAFMQSYWFIIFFSIGMAVVAVYKYIETKEGRFKFDQFRLNAYGLGDVVRSLAIARFCRILGTLLANGVPILQSLRIAKDAAGNKVISKSIGEAAESISAGKSIAEPFASSGQFPEEVVEMIAVGEEANNLEQVLIDIANNMERQTNRKLDMFVRMLEPLMLLLMAAVVVFVMLALLLPVFQSSGLL from the coding sequence ATGCCGGATTTTCAATACATCGCACGCGAAGCAACGGGCCGCCAGGTCACGGGGATTCTGTCGGCATCCAATCAGCAGGATGCCTTGAATTCACTGGCCGCGCGCAGCCTGTTTCCGGTAAAAGTTGATCTGGCAGATAAAGCAAAAGCCCAGCTGAAACACTCCGGACGCCGTGTTCGCGCCCGTTATCTTTCGATCTTTTATACTCAACTGGCAGATCTGCTCAAATCGGGTGTCCCCCTGCTGCGTTCTCTGGAACTGTTAAATAAACAATCCACAAATCCATCCCTCAAACAGGTACTGGAAGAAGTCCGTGCGGAAGTTGCTGACGGAACCCGGCTCGCCGTTGCCATGGGACAACATCCGAAAGTCTTTTCCGAACTCGCGGTCAGCATGGTCCGTGCGGGAGAAGAAGGCAGCTTCCTGGAAGACGTGCTCAAACGCATCGCCAGTTTCACTGATCATCAGGAAGAACTGAAAAATCGCGTTGTAGGTGCCATGATCTATCCGGCCTTTCTCACAACATTCGGAACCGTCATCGTCAGCTTTCTGCTGGTTTACTTCGTACCGAAATTTGAACCGATTTTTGCCAGGATGTCTGAGCGGGGCGAACTCCCCTGGGCCACGACCACCCTGTTGGGTTTCAGTGCGTTTATGCAATCTTACTGGTTTATCATTTTTTTCTCGATCGGAATGGCGGTTGTCGCAGTTTATAAGTATATCGAAACGAAGGAAGGTCGGTTCAAATTCGATCAGTTCCGCCTGAATGCCTATGGCCTGGGTGATGTAGTCCGCAGCCTGGCGATTGCCCGCTTCTGCCGCATTCTGGGCACACTGCTCGCCAATGGGGTCCCCATTCTACAGTCACTTCGAATCGCTAAAGATGCCGCCGGTAACAAAGTAATCAGCAAGTCGATTGGAGAAGCGGCTGAGAGTATCTCTGCTGGAAAATCAATCGCCGAGCCTTTCGCATCGAGTGGTCAGTTCCCCGAAGAAGTCGTCGAGATGATTGCCGTCGGGGAAGAAGCAAATAACCTCGAACAGGTGTTAATTGACATTGCCAACAACATGGAACGGCAAACCAACCGCAAACTGGACATGTTTGTGCGTATGCTGGAACCGTTAATGCTCCTGTTGATGGCAGCAGTTGTGGTTTTTGTGATGTTAGCGTTGCTTTTACCGGTTTTTCAAAGCTCCGGTTTACTATAA
- a CDS encoding type II secretion system protein GspG, translating into MYRIKSQTKPQRRGFTLLEMLIVLGIILVIAAMVVPNLLGSQKKANIKATRASIHNLEQAFKLYATENNGEYPQGGPEQLELLMQPVSSDGQAAEPFIESIPLDAWGEVFHYEYPNNKAKSTKPAIWSSGPNQQDENGSGDDVNNWDLNE; encoded by the coding sequence ATGTATCGAATCAAATCACAAACCAAACCACAACGTCGCGGTTTTACGCTGCTGGAAATGCTGATTGTACTGGGAATCATTCTGGTCATCGCAGCCATGGTAGTTCCCAACCTGCTGGGCAGCCAGAAAAAAGCCAATATTAAAGCCACTCGTGCCAGTATTCATAATCTGGAACAGGCCTTCAAACTGTATGCTACTGAGAACAATGGCGAATACCCGCAAGGAGGCCCCGAACAGTTGGAACTGTTGATGCAACCTGTCAGCTCTGATGGACAGGCAGCTGAACCCTTTATCGAATCCATTCCCCTGGATGCCTGGGGAGAGGTCTTTCATTATGAGTATCCCAACAACAAAGCCAAGTCGACCAAACCTGCGATCTGGTCATCCGGTCCCAATCAGCAGGATGAAAATGGTTCCGGCGATGATGTCAACAACTGGGATCTGAACGAATAG
- a CDS encoding prepilin-type N-terminal cleavage/methylation domain-containing protein has product MTKQPHLFRNAHQHRSAFTLFEMLLVLALLLVLVSVVWPAVLRISSSNRLRQSMQDVDSAFAAARIRAIEHGVNFHVYLELGGNQYLVVPVDQGLLGINTEENGAATTGTSDAVLVRELPEEFQFNKTVSATVTEPIIPFEWLSGLPNAKDLRWVESSFPITFYPDGTAALDLQHDILKKEQKVARIEVRGLTGNTTISYKQEKSP; this is encoded by the coding sequence GTGACAAAACAGCCACACCTATTTCGAAACGCGCATCAGCACCGATCAGCCTTTACGCTGTTCGAAATGCTGCTGGTACTGGCATTGTTGCTGGTGCTCGTTTCCGTGGTCTGGCCTGCCGTCCTGCGAATCAGTTCCAGTAACCGCCTGCGTCAAAGTATGCAGGATGTGGATTCGGCTTTCGCTGCCGCCCGCATTCGCGCCATTGAACATGGCGTGAATTTTCACGTCTACCTGGAACTGGGAGGAAATCAGTACCTGGTGGTTCCGGTTGACCAGGGGCTGCTGGGAATCAATACCGAAGAAAACGGCGCTGCAACAACAGGTACCAGCGATGCTGTCCTCGTCCGCGAATTGCCTGAAGAATTTCAGTTCAACAAAACAGTATCCGCTACAGTCACCGAACCGATCATCCCGTTTGAGTGGCTGTCCGGCCTCCCCAACGCAAAAGATTTACGCTGGGTTGAAAGCTCGTTCCCCATCACCTTCTATCCCGATGGAACCGCGGCCCTCGACCTGCAGCATGACATCCTGAAAAAAGAGCAAAAAGTAGCGCGTATCGAAGTTCGCGGACTGACGGGAAACACGACGATTTCTTACAAACAGGAGAAATCGCCATGA
- a CDS encoding type IV pilus modification PilV family protein, with product MKVRHRTSANHSSYRAGLTLLEVLISLSIFLGALTALSQLIGIGSRAAVQTQLRTQAIFRCQSILAEVLAGAQPMQSVSMSAFDDDSENWKWSLNVEPGDYENMLKLTVLVQYAGDSETVTSSYQLIRQVRDPAMLLDAANTVETTTDTTLEEQL from the coding sequence ATGAAGGTTCGTCATCGGACTTCAGCAAATCACAGTTCATACCGCGCGGGTTTGACGCTACTGGAAGTGTTGATCTCTCTCTCAATCTTTCTAGGCGCCTTAACGGCTCTCAGCCAGTTAATTGGTATTGGCTCCCGGGCCGCTGTACAGACTCAGTTAAGAACCCAGGCGATCTTCAGATGCCAGTCGATCCTCGCAGAGGTACTGGCAGGCGCTCAGCCTATGCAATCGGTGTCGATGTCCGCGTTCGATGATGACAGCGAAAACTGGAAATGGAGTCTCAATGTCGAACCGGGCGACTATGAAAATATGCTGAAACTGACGGTGCTCGTACAATACGCCGGCGACTCGGAAACCGTCACGTCCAGTTATCAATTAATTCGCCAGGTGCGCGATCCCGCCATGCTGCTCGATGCCGCCAATACTGTGGAAACAACGACCGACACAACACTGGAGGAACAGTTATGA
- a CDS encoding prepilin-type N-terminal cleavage/methylation domain-containing protein: MRIHTARQNRNPVRSSGFTMLEVILAIGLTSLLLAAIYSALDLYWKYTTIGQQQVERAQIARAVFQKISHDLHSVTYMQKTEVEEETSSGSSETETDEVVIEVTNPDDAYTSGNIGVFGDAQSLVLHTSRPGRQPLFVASEGNSSTMQSDLLSVSYFLAIAGADGLQGAVGDRYRNTATTSQSTQGLARLEGDRLAMSMADNSADIEVLAQQSQLLAAEISSLQFQYFDGTDWLEIWDSIEYGTVPQAIKVTIGFQNEKIEGLEIITNDKINGYENKFSMVIALPLALPSTLQTTTQDTTTF, encoded by the coding sequence ATGAGAATCCATACTGCCCGCCAGAACAGAAACCCCGTTCGGTCTTCCGGTTTTACGATGCTGGAAGTCATTTTGGCGATTGGGCTGACAAGTCTGCTACTGGCCGCAATCTATTCTGCTCTCGACCTGTATTGGAAATATACCACCATCGGCCAGCAACAGGTCGAACGCGCGCAGATCGCACGAGCAGTCTTCCAGAAGATCTCGCATGATTTACATTCTGTCACATACATGCAGAAAACAGAGGTCGAAGAGGAAACCTCTTCAGGCTCCTCCGAAACAGAGACCGATGAAGTAGTAATCGAAGTGACTAATCCAGATGACGCCTACACTTCAGGTAATATCGGCGTGTTTGGTGATGCCCAGTCACTGGTCCTGCACACCAGTCGTCCCGGCAGACAGCCACTGTTCGTCGCGAGTGAGGGCAATTCTTCCACGATGCAGAGCGACCTGCTCTCGGTCTCTTATTTTCTGGCGATCGCTGGCGCGGATGGTCTACAGGGGGCCGTCGGAGATCGATATCGCAATACGGCAACTACCAGCCAGAGTACACAGGGACTCGCTCGGCTTGAAGGTGATCGGCTGGCAATGAGCATGGCTGATAATTCAGCTGACATCGAAGTACTGGCTCAGCAGTCACAGTTGCTGGCAGCGGAAATCAGCAGCCTGCAGTTTCAGTATTTTGATGGTACGGACTGGCTGGAAATCTGGGATAGCATCGAATACGGAACCGTCCCTCAGGCAATCAAAGTGACCATCGGCTTTCAAAACGAAAAGATCGAAGGTCTTGAAATAATCACGAATGATAAAATCAATGGTTATGAGAACAAGTTCAGTATGGTGATTGCCCTCCCGCTGGCGTTGCCATCGACGTTGCAGACCACGACTCAGGATACCACCACGTTTTAA
- a CDS encoding type II secretion system minor pseudopilin translates to MKSYTLQQVQPDSFSQQKHALKLRAGSTLLVVLVVVVMLTLGAYTFSELMIVEVEATNIYGRSIQSRELALSGIELAAAYIGDRSDIDGWNSYHNPDQFQNINLLPADVPRASGYFSVVAPVTKDTASKTIRFGLINESGKLNLNILASEEENEEGAAVDRLMYIPNMTEDIAAAILDWIDDDDETRSYGAESDYYETLETPYFTKNGPLESLDELLLVRDITPELLYGEDTNRNGILDFNENDGDATLPNDNADGVLNAGWCEYFTVHSREMNIRPDGSEKINVNQTMLTELYDALETELGPDEARFIVAYRLNGPVVMESDLSSGSTGTTVGGSMSEKQALNELANGIAKAMFSEEGVTVTRGGMDLTPGGAFTINSLFDLIGSEVETEIDGTKTTLSSPWLADPGAMTAELPLLHDLLTTSKNQYIEGRIQIDEARLETLLGIPGMEADLANAIVNSQITATNGAPSTEISQARQTTGWLVIEGLTTIEQMRLLAPYICSGGDVFRVQALGYYGQGGPLTRMEAVIDGTFIPPRITAVRDLSNLGSGYPVSTLQGLTQEE, encoded by the coding sequence ATGAAATCATACACATTACAACAGGTTCAGCCCGATAGTTTTTCTCAACAGAAACACGCGCTGAAGCTACGTGCCGGCAGCACGCTGCTTGTGGTGCTTGTGGTGGTGGTCATGCTCACTCTGGGCGCTTACACATTCTCAGAATTAATGATTGTCGAAGTGGAAGCGACAAATATTTACGGGCGTTCAATCCAGTCACGAGAGCTGGCTCTGTCCGGAATCGAACTCGCCGCCGCCTATATAGGTGATCGCTCAGACATCGATGGCTGGAACTCCTATCATAATCCGGATCAGTTTCAGAACATCAATTTACTACCCGCTGATGTTCCGCGTGCCAGCGGTTATTTCAGTGTTGTAGCACCAGTGACAAAAGATACCGCTTCGAAAACAATCCGCTTTGGCTTAATCAATGAATCGGGTAAGTTGAATCTGAACATTCTAGCCAGTGAAGAAGAGAATGAAGAAGGCGCTGCCGTCGATCGTCTGATGTATATTCCTAATATGACCGAAGACATTGCCGCTGCGATTCTCGACTGGATCGACGATGACGACGAAACCCGGTCTTATGGAGCAGAAAGCGATTACTACGAAACATTAGAGACACCCTATTTCACAAAAAATGGTCCTCTGGAATCACTGGATGAGTTATTACTGGTTCGTGACATTACACCGGAACTGCTCTACGGCGAAGATACCAACCGCAACGGGATCCTGGATTTTAATGAGAATGACGGCGATGCCACGCTACCCAATGACAATGCGGATGGCGTTCTCAATGCTGGCTGGTGTGAATACTTTACTGTTCACAGCCGCGAAATGAATATCCGCCCTGATGGTTCCGAAAAGATTAACGTGAACCAGACCATGCTCACAGAACTCTACGATGCGCTCGAAACTGAACTTGGTCCCGATGAAGCCCGGTTCATCGTTGCCTATCGTTTAAACGGCCCCGTTGTCATGGAGAGTGATCTGTCATCAGGTTCTACGGGCACTACTGTGGGGGGCAGCATGAGTGAGAAACAGGCACTCAATGAACTCGCCAACGGAATTGCCAAAGCGATGTTTTCTGAAGAAGGAGTAACTGTGACCCGGGGGGGCATGGACCTCACTCCGGGTGGCGCATTTACCATCAATTCACTCTTCGACCTGATTGGTTCCGAAGTCGAAACAGAAATCGATGGAACAAAAACGACACTCTCCAGTCCCTGGCTGGCTGATCCGGGGGCAATGACTGCCGAACTTCCCCTACTTCATGATCTGCTGACCACATCCAAAAATCAATACATTGAAGGCCGAATCCAGATCGATGAGGCACGTCTGGAAACATTGCTGGGCATTCCCGGGATGGAAGCAGATCTGGCTAACGCGATCGTTAATTCCCAGATAACTGCTACAAATGGAGCCCCTTCTACTGAAATCAGTCAGGCACGCCAGACAACAGGATGGCTTGTGATTGAAGGGCTTACGACAATTGAACAAATGAGATTACTGGCCCCCTACATCTGTAGTGGCGGAGATGTCTTTCGTGTGCAGGCTCTGGGATATTACGGCCAGGGAGGACCGCTCACACGCATGGAAGCCGTGATTGATGGCACATTTATTCCGCCACGCATCACAGCGGTTCGTGACCTCAGTAATCTGGGAAGCGGTTACCCCGTTTCTACCTTACAGGGATTGACGCAGGAAGAATAA
- a CDS encoding type IV pilus biogenesis protein PilM, translating into MRYQSLTFFENQTMADYLAINWEKTKLTGLEGHIGVGGVSVKRVFQITWPEHLHPEKDPVSAGSWLKNEFSRLKLSTKQILISFPRHETTVRLLEIPEVPLEEVPEIVHLQTATRSSVPLNQLMLDYLLLPARGGKATREVLVASIAKQTHDHVIKTFQSMGLEITATGISSINAAVWINHIIPAGMEAPALIVNLVETNLEMTLVHQQQISFTSSTAMGSSDPTVVDQTIQTEINRFLLSRSSQLGSEKINQILLIGGRPDCATLLQERLQCTVEVIDPLQQEQFSQEPPEELTSPGVLAGPLGILYSLHQKHLEIVDFLHPHKADQKPDRRKLQMGLGLVGTGLILLTALYLTHQSVSDLDEQIADRQKIQRDLDELLKRGQPTLESVALIQKWENSNSETLKVLQELDTVLPGTDRIYLSELDVNRSSSQSLSRLRAIGNAKEDLDARDLNQQLSKNNFRVHPKRSTNKTYDPEYPVPFEIDAEKLPPRAEIPQPAVQAKQNGN; encoded by the coding sequence TTGAGATATCAATCACTGACGTTTTTTGAGAATCAGACCATGGCAGACTATCTGGCAATCAATTGGGAAAAAACAAAACTCACCGGTTTGGAAGGGCACATCGGTGTTGGCGGAGTCTCCGTAAAACGCGTATTTCAAATTACCTGGCCCGAACACTTGCATCCGGAAAAAGACCCTGTCTCTGCCGGCAGTTGGTTGAAAAATGAGTTCAGCCGCCTGAAACTGTCAACAAAACAGATTCTGATTTCGTTTCCCCGTCACGAGACAACGGTCCGACTACTGGAAATCCCCGAAGTTCCACTCGAAGAAGTTCCGGAAATTGTCCACCTGCAGACCGCAACTCGATCTTCAGTTCCCCTGAATCAACTAATGCTGGATTATCTGCTGCTGCCCGCCCGCGGAGGAAAAGCAACCCGTGAAGTCCTGGTAGCCAGTATTGCAAAACAGACCCACGATCATGTTATTAAAACTTTTCAATCAATGGGCCTGGAGATCACAGCAACGGGAATCAGCTCGATCAACGCAGCCGTCTGGATCAACCACATCATACCTGCTGGTATGGAAGCACCAGCGCTCATCGTCAATCTGGTCGAAACAAACCTGGAGATGACTCTCGTCCACCAGCAACAAATTTCATTCACCAGTTCCACAGCAATGGGTTCTTCAGACCCCACAGTCGTGGATCAGACGATTCAGACAGAAATCAACCGGTTTCTACTCTCGCGGAGTTCACAGCTCGGCAGTGAAAAAATAAACCAGATATTATTGATTGGCGGTCGTCCGGATTGCGCCACTCTATTACAGGAACGACTGCAGTGCACCGTCGAAGTCATCGATCCGTTACAGCAGGAACAGTTTTCACAGGAGCCTCCAGAAGAACTGACTTCTCCTGGTGTTCTGGCAGGCCCATTAGGTATCCTGTATTCTCTACACCAGAAGCACCTCGAGATCGTCGATTTTCTGCATCCCCATAAAGCGGATCAAAAACCGGATCGTCGCAAACTGCAAATGGGACTGGGACTGGTCGGAACAGGACTGATTCTGCTGACGGCTCTCTATTTGACCCACCAGAGTGTTTCTGATCTTGATGAGCAAATTGCCGATCGACAAAAGATCCAGCGCGATCTGGATGAATTGCTAAAACGGGGACAGCCTACTTTAGAATCAGTGGCTCTCATTCAGAAATGGGAAAACTCCAATTCCGAAACACTGAAAGTCCTGCAGGAACTGGACACTGTTCTGCCAGGAACTGATCGCATTTATCTGAGCGAACTCGATGTAAACCGTTCATCCAGTCAGTCACTCAGTCGCCTGAGAGCGATTGGTAATGCGAAAGAAGATCTGGATGCCCGCGATCTCAATCAGCAGCTGTCCAAAAATAACTTTCGAGTGCACCCCAAACGCAGCACAAACAAAACTTATGATCCCGAGTATCCGGTTCCGTTTGAAATAGATGCAGAAAAACTTCCTCCGCGGGCTGAAATACCGCAGCCCGCTGTACAGGCAAAACAGAATGGGAATTGA
- a CDS encoding cadherin repeat domain-containing protein, which produces MQKREKILAAAFGAVILIWLGMPLINSTFIEPVESRQNQLKALNQQIDLREQKELELLRSAKQLGAWVENSLPPDEHDAQRLYLEWLNDLAELSGFSNLKISPGRRIREGKTYIAIQASLEGSATYAQLCQFLLHFYQTDLQQNIIGLELDSTGTRQSDRLDVKLTAEGLALAKARPREILFPRGKLTSTLNFDATKMKVQDVLEFPSQPPFRIRLDQEFLTVEKIEGDTWTIARGANLTVPARYESGTPLELAPLNQFTEGSTRLQQPMTQDAEVLKVLSTTHFPVDQTFLIQIDNELLNVIKSSPSEWRVQRGMLDTKPSVHTKGAAVTQAPPYLQALFDYRLIAQANPFAKPVPDKVYKLELKEIGKQTVVRGNTLNLTIPLEGVNPALANPQITVKSDLPGLTTEADKLMWSPDKEQKAGVYPVTVIVAQDGQKVERTFQLDFLEQNTAPRIEAATSAIAYQTQPFSLFVKAADADLPAQKLRFGLAAGAPEGARINPDSGELTWIPATTTELKEYPITVTVSDSGTPPVTSSHLINVKVSLDDAFFTFLTGSIEIDGKKIAWIRNRATNQKREIQVGDTLDVADIHGVVKSITDQQLILEIDGKPWMLSLGENFRSMRNLTSLPVLN; this is translated from the coding sequence ATGCAAAAACGTGAAAAAATATTGGCTGCAGCTTTTGGAGCCGTCATTTTGATCTGGCTGGGAATGCCTTTGATCAACAGTACGTTTATTGAGCCTGTGGAATCGCGGCAGAATCAATTAAAGGCTTTGAATCAACAGATCGATCTGCGGGAACAGAAAGAACTGGAACTCTTACGCTCTGCCAAACAACTGGGCGCCTGGGTGGAGAACAGCCTCCCCCCGGACGAACACGATGCTCAGCGACTCTACCTGGAATGGTTGAATGATCTGGCGGAACTTTCCGGCTTCTCCAATCTCAAAATTTCTCCCGGTCGACGGATAAGGGAAGGCAAGACCTATATCGCCATTCAGGCTTCTCTGGAAGGATCTGCAACTTACGCTCAGTTATGTCAGTTTCTGCTCCACTTCTACCAGACCGATCTGCAACAGAATATTATCGGCCTGGAACTGGACAGTACCGGCACCCGTCAGTCTGACCGGCTTGATGTTAAACTGACCGCGGAAGGGCTCGCTTTAGCCAAAGCCCGGCCACGCGAAATTCTGTTCCCGCGGGGGAAACTGACATCAACATTGAATTTTGATGCGACAAAAATGAAGGTTCAGGACGTACTCGAATTCCCCAGTCAGCCTCCCTTTCGAATACGACTGGATCAGGAATTTCTCACCGTGGAAAAAATCGAAGGTGATACCTGGACCATCGCCCGTGGTGCGAACCTGACAGTACCCGCACGCTATGAATCGGGCACACCGCTGGAACTGGCACCGTTAAATCAATTCACTGAAGGCAGCACACGCCTGCAGCAACCAATGACACAGGATGCTGAAGTTCTCAAAGTACTCAGCACGACTCATTTCCCCGTTGATCAGACTTTTCTGATTCAAATTGATAACGAACTGCTGAATGTCATTAAAAGCAGCCCCAGTGAATGGAGGGTCCAGCGGGGTATGCTGGATACGAAACCCTCAGTGCACACTAAAGGTGCTGCTGTCACCCAGGCACCTCCGTATCTGCAGGCATTGTTCGATTATCGTTTAATCGCCCAGGCCAACCCGTTTGCAAAACCAGTTCCCGATAAGGTCTACAAACTGGAGTTAAAAGAAATTGGAAAACAAACAGTCGTCCGCGGAAATACACTGAACCTGACGATACCTCTGGAAGGGGTCAATCCAGCTCTGGCGAATCCTCAGATCACCGTCAAATCAGATCTTCCGGGTCTCACCACAGAAGCAGACAAATTAATGTGGTCACCTGATAAAGAGCAGAAAGCAGGAGTTTACCCGGTGACCGTCATTGTCGCTCAGGACGGGCAAAAAGTTGAACGCACATTCCAGCTCGACTTTCTGGAACAGAATACGGCTCCCCGAATTGAAGCTGCTACTTCGGCCATTGCCTATCAGACTCAGCCATTTTCTCTGTTTGTCAAAGCGGCTGATGCAGATCTTCCGGCACAGAAACTCCGATTTGGTTTAGCTGCCGGCGCTCCCGAGGGAGCACGGATTAATCCCGATTCCGGAGAATTAACCTGGATTCCCGCTACAACAACAGAATTAAAAGAGTACCCGATTACGGTGACGGTGTCCGACTCAGGAACACCCCCTGTCACCTCTTCTCACCTGATCAATGTGAAGGTCTCTCTGGATGATGCATTTTTTACATTTTTAACGGGCAGCATCGAAATCGACGGTAAAAAGATTGCCTGGATCCGAAACCGGGCGACTAACCAGAAACGGGAGATTCAAGTGGGAGACACACTCGATGTCGCCGACATTCATGGTGTCGTGAAATCCATTACAGATCAACAGTTGATTCTGGAAATCGATGGTAAACCCTGGATGCTCTCATTGGGGGAAAATTTCAGATCCATGCGAAACCTGACCTCGCTTCCCGTGTTAAATTAG